From Streptomyces sp. CMB-StM0423, a single genomic window includes:
- a CDS encoding bifunctional helix-turn-helix transcriptional regulator/GNAT family N-acetyltransferase gives MTIEDIRSFNRFYTNLIGALDYSRQLHTPYTLTEARVLYELSYARQADAADLRGALTLDAGYLSRLLGKFEKDGLITRGPSAADARRQRVELTPRGREAAHLLEERSREQVGTLLAQVPLERRARLAAAMSTVRELLSESAVPSPVEEAELREPGPGELGWIVKRHGELYAQEYGWDADFEALVARIVADHAAQRDPSCERTWIADLGGRPVGTVMCVRDDAPETARLRLLLVDPEVRGHRLGARLVDECVRFAREAGYRELVLWTNSVLESARRLYERAGFELVAEKPHHSYGADLVGQDWRLTL, from the coding sequence GTGACCATCGAGGACATCCGCTCGTTCAACCGCTTCTACACGAATCTGATCGGCGCCCTCGATTACAGCCGCCAGCTCCACACGCCGTACACGCTCACCGAGGCCCGCGTGCTCTACGAGCTGAGCTATGCCCGGCAGGCCGACGCCGCGGACCTGCGCGGGGCGCTCACGCTGGACGCGGGGTATCTCAGCAGGCTGCTCGGCAAGTTCGAGAAGGACGGCCTGATCACGCGCGGGCCGTCGGCCGCCGACGCGCGGCGGCAGCGGGTGGAGCTGACGCCGCGCGGGCGGGAGGCGGCGCATCTGCTGGAGGAGCGCTCGCGCGAGCAGGTGGGGACGCTGCTGGCGCAGGTCCCGCTCGAACGGCGCGCCCGGCTGGCGGCCGCGATGAGCACGGTGCGGGAACTGCTGTCGGAGTCGGCCGTGCCGAGCCCGGTCGAGGAGGCCGAGCTGCGCGAGCCCGGCCCCGGCGAGCTGGGCTGGATCGTCAAGCGCCACGGCGAGCTGTATGCGCAGGAGTACGGGTGGGACGCGGACTTCGAGGCGCTGGTGGCCCGGATCGTCGCGGACCACGCGGCGCAGCGGGACCCGTCGTGCGAGCGCACCTGGATAGCGGACCTGGGCGGCCGCCCGGTCGGCACGGTCATGTGCGTACGGGACGACGCCCCGGAGACGGCGCGGCTGCGGCTGCTGCTGGTGGACCCGGAGGTGCGGGGGCACCGGCTGGGGGCGCGGCTGGTCGACGAGTGCGTCCGCTTCGCCCGTGAGGCGGGATACCGCGAGCTGGTGCTGTGGACGAACTCGGTGCTGGAGTCGGCCCGCCGCCTCTACGAGCGGGCGGGGTTCGAGCTGGTGGCCGAGAAGCCACACCACAGCTACGGGGCGGACCTGGTGGGCCAGGACTGGCGGCTGACGCTCTGA
- a CDS encoding LacI family DNA-binding transcriptional regulator, with product MAVTLADVAARARVSAATVSRVLSGNYPVAEATRARVLAAVDELDYVINGPASALAAATSDLVGVLVNDVADPFFGIMASAVQSELGSEKLAVVCNTGGSPERELTYLTLLLRQRAAAVVITGSAVETPEYAAASAAKVGRLAANGTQVVLLGRPASAAPEGSAFAVEFGNREGGRRLTEHLISLGHRRIGYVAGPADRTTTRHRLEGHRAALDAHGLGGDAGELGRLTVHGPYSRKSGYDGALELLDREPGLTAVVGSNDAVALGICAALREKGLDIPGDISVAGFDDLPFSADATPALTTVRLPLQEAAARAARLALGREESPAGGRYMVPAELVARASTAAPRA from the coding sequence ATGGCAGTCACCCTCGCGGACGTCGCGGCACGCGCCCGCGTCTCCGCCGCGACCGTCTCCCGGGTGCTCAGCGGCAACTACCCGGTGGCCGAGGCCACCCGCGCGCGCGTGCTCGCCGCCGTGGACGAGCTGGACTACGTCATCAACGGCCCCGCGAGCGCGCTCGCCGCCGCCACCTCCGACCTCGTCGGCGTCCTCGTCAACGACGTCGCCGACCCCTTCTTCGGCATCATGGCCAGCGCCGTGCAGTCCGAACTGGGCAGCGAGAAGCTGGCCGTCGTCTGCAACACCGGCGGCTCCCCGGAGCGCGAGCTGACCTACCTCACGCTCCTGCTGCGCCAGCGCGCCGCCGCCGTCGTGATCACCGGAAGCGCCGTCGAGACGCCCGAGTACGCCGCGGCCAGCGCGGCGAAGGTGGGGCGGCTCGCGGCGAACGGCACGCAGGTCGTCCTCCTCGGCCGGCCGGCGAGCGCCGCGCCCGAGGGCTCCGCTTTCGCCGTCGAGTTCGGCAACCGCGAGGGCGGACGCCGGCTCACCGAGCACCTGATCTCCCTCGGCCACCGCCGCATCGGCTACGTCGCGGGCCCCGCCGACCGCACCACCACCCGGCACCGCCTCGAAGGCCACCGTGCCGCGCTCGACGCCCACGGCCTCGGCGGCGACGCCGGCGAACTCGGCCGGCTGACGGTGCACGGCCCGTACTCCCGGAAGTCCGGCTACGACGGCGCGCTCGAACTGCTGGACCGGGAGCCGGGGCTGACGGCCGTCGTCGGCTCGAACGACGCGGTGGCACTGGGCATCTGCGCGGCACTTCGCGAGAAGGGTCTCGACATCCCCGGCGACATCTCCGTGGCGGGCTTCGACGACCTGCCGTTCAGCGCGGACGCGACGCCGGCGCTGACGACGGTGCGGCTGCCGCTCCAGGAGGCGGCGGCGCGGGCGGCGCGGCTGGCGCTGGGGCGGGAGGAGTCGCCGGCGGGCGGGCGCTACATGGTGCCGGCGGAGCTGGTGGCGCGGGCGTCGACGGCGGCGCCGCGGGCGTAG
- a CDS encoding Gfo/Idh/MocA family protein translates to MPRRTLRIAMNGVTGRMGYRQHLVRSILAIREEGGLDLGGGDVLWPEPVLVGRREHALEDIARRHDLPEYTTDLDAVLADDSVELYFDAQVTSAREEAVKKAVAAGKHIYVEKPTATSASAALELARMAQGAGIKHGVVQDKLFLPGLLKLKRLIDGGFFGRILSVRGEFGYWVFEGDWQPAQRPSWNYRAQDGGGMVLDMFPHWEYILHELFGPVRSVQAHVTTHVPRRWDEHGEAYEATADDAAYGIFELAAPGGPVVAQINSSWTVRVHRDELVEFQVDGTEGSAVAGLRGCRVQHRAATPKPVWNPDLPVSETFRDQWQEVPDNAGPAGFPNGFRAQWELFLRHLMLDEPYQWDLLAGARGVQLAELGLKAAAEGRRVEVPELAR, encoded by the coding sequence ATGCCACGTAGGACGCTGCGTATCGCCATGAACGGCGTCACCGGCCGGATGGGGTATCGACAGCACCTCGTCCGTTCGATTCTTGCCATTCGCGAGGAAGGCGGGCTGGATCTCGGCGGTGGCGACGTGCTGTGGCCCGAGCCGGTCCTGGTGGGTCGCAGGGAGCACGCGCTGGAGGACATCGCCCGCCGGCACGACCTGCCGGAGTACACCACCGACCTCGACGCCGTCCTCGCGGACGACTCCGTGGAGCTGTACTTCGACGCCCAGGTCACCTCCGCCCGCGAGGAGGCGGTGAAGAAGGCCGTCGCGGCCGGCAAGCACATCTATGTGGAGAAGCCGACCGCCACGTCCGCCTCCGCCGCCCTCGAACTCGCCCGGATGGCGCAGGGCGCCGGCATCAAGCACGGCGTGGTGCAGGACAAGCTGTTCCTGCCGGGGCTGCTGAAGCTCAAGCGCCTCATCGACGGCGGCTTCTTCGGCCGCATCCTGTCGGTCCGCGGCGAGTTCGGCTACTGGGTCTTCGAGGGCGACTGGCAGCCCGCCCAGCGGCCCTCCTGGAATTACCGCGCGCAGGACGGCGGCGGAATGGTGCTGGACATGTTCCCGCACTGGGAGTACATCCTGCACGAGCTGTTCGGCCCCGTCCGCAGCGTGCAGGCACACGTCACCACGCACGTGCCGCGCCGCTGGGACGAGCACGGCGAGGCGTACGAGGCGACCGCGGACGACGCGGCGTACGGCATCTTCGAACTCGCCGCGCCCGGCGGCCCCGTCGTGGCGCAGATCAACTCCTCCTGGACGGTCCGCGTCCACCGCGACGAGCTGGTCGAGTTCCAGGTCGACGGCACCGAGGGCTCCGCCGTCGCGGGCCTGCGCGGCTGCCGCGTACAGCACCGGGCGGCCACGCCGAAGCCGGTGTGGAACCCGGACCTGCCGGTCTCGGAGACCTTCCGCGACCAGTGGCAGGAGGTGCCGGACAACGCCGGTCCCGCCGGGTTCCCCAACGGCTTCCGCGCCCAGTGGGAGCTGTTCCTGCGGCACCTGATGCTCGACGAGCCGTACCAGTGGGACCTGCTCGCAGGCGCGCGCGGGGTGCAGCTCGCCGAGCTGGGCCTCAAGGCCGCCGCGGAGGGGCGGCGCGTCGAGGTGCCGGAGCTGGCCCGATGA
- a CDS encoding dihydrodipicolinate synthase family protein, with amino-acid sequence MTTIRLPRPGGVLEVYEPRAEPAPALATRGPRPSSRTVFAAAHVVADPYADAGPGDPDSPAAVDWDATLAFRRHLWSHGLAVAEAMDTAQRGMGLDWTRAAELMRRSAAEARAHGGRVACGAGTDQLAPQGATLDGVRAAYEEQLTLVEDAGAQAVLMASRALAACARGPEDYVETYGALLRQAREPVILHWLGDMFDPALAGYWGSSDLDAATGTFLDVIAQHPDKVDGVKVSLLDASREVDLRRRLPRGVRCYTGDDFHYPELIEGDEHGFSHALLGVFDPLAPLAAEAVRTLDTGDAAGFRKVMDPTVPLARHLFQAPTRFYKTGVVFLAWLGGHQSHFTMVGGQQSARSLPHLARAYELADALGLFPDPRLAAQRMTSFLAVHGVAL; translated from the coding sequence ATGACGACGATCCGGCTGCCCAGGCCGGGGGGCGTGCTGGAGGTGTACGAACCGCGCGCGGAGCCCGCGCCGGCGCTCGCGACCCGCGGCCCGCGTCCCTCCTCCCGTACGGTCTTCGCCGCCGCACACGTCGTCGCCGACCCGTACGCGGACGCCGGCCCCGGCGACCCGGACAGCCCCGCCGCGGTCGACTGGGACGCCACCCTCGCCTTCCGCCGCCACCTGTGGTCCCACGGTCTCGCCGTCGCCGAGGCCATGGACACCGCGCAGCGCGGCATGGGCCTGGACTGGACCCGCGCCGCCGAGCTGATGCGCCGCTCCGCCGCCGAGGCCAGGGCCCACGGCGGCCGCGTCGCCTGCGGCGCCGGCACCGACCAGCTCGCGCCCCAGGGCGCCACCCTCGACGGCGTGCGCGCCGCGTACGAGGAGCAGCTCACCCTTGTCGAGGACGCGGGCGCGCAGGCGGTGCTCATGGCCTCCCGCGCGCTGGCGGCGTGCGCCCGCGGGCCCGAGGACTACGTGGAGACGTACGGCGCGCTGCTGCGCCAGGCGCGCGAGCCGGTGATCCTGCACTGGCTGGGCGACATGTTCGACCCGGCGCTCGCCGGGTACTGGGGCAGCTCCGATCTCGACGCCGCCACCGGCACGTTCCTCGACGTCATCGCCCAGCACCCGGACAAGGTCGACGGCGTCAAGGTCTCCCTCCTCGACGCCTCCCGCGAAGTGGACCTGCGCCGCAGGCTGCCGCGCGGGGTCCGCTGCTACACGGGTGACGACTTCCACTACCCCGAGCTCATCGAGGGTGACGAGCACGGTTTCAGCCACGCTCTGCTCGGTGTCTTCGACCCCCTCGCCCCGCTTGCCGCGGAGGCGGTACGGACCCTCGACACCGGCGACGCGGCCGGCTTCCGCAAGGTCATGGACCCGACCGTGCCGCTGGCCCGCCACCTCTTCCAGGCGCCGACGCGCTTCTACAAGACGGGCGTCGTGTTCCTGGCCTGGCTCGGCGGCCACCAGAGCCACTTCACGATGGTCGGCGGGCAGCAGTCGGCCCGCTCCCTGCCGCACCTCGCGCGCGCGTACGAACTGGCCGACGCCCTCGGCCTGTTCCCCGACCCGCGGCTCGCGGCACAGCGCATGACCTCCTTCCTCGCCGTCCACGGAGTCGCCCTGTGA
- a CDS encoding sugar phosphate isomerase/epimerase family protein encodes MSTGHPAGGPARLSLNQETIRQWSLPELADGCTAAGVRGVGLWRAPVQEFGVEAAAKLFRDAGLTVTSLCRGGFFTTGDPGERAAALDDNRRAIDEAATLGTDTLVLVSGGLPAGSRDLHGARERIADALGALAPYAAERAVRLAIEPLHPMYAADRCVVSTLAQSLDLAERFPADRVGVVVDTYHLWWDDTVAAQITRAGESGRIAAFQLADWVTPLPEGVLLGRGQLGEGSVDLRWFRERVDEAGYAGFVEVEIFNPGLWARDGAEVLAEIVERYERLVVR; translated from the coding sequence GTGAGTACCGGACACCCGGCCGGCGGGCCGGCCCGCCTCAGCCTCAACCAGGAGACCATCAGGCAGTGGTCGCTCCCCGAACTCGCGGACGGCTGCACCGCGGCCGGGGTGCGCGGCGTGGGGCTGTGGCGCGCGCCCGTCCAGGAGTTCGGGGTGGAGGCCGCCGCCAAGCTCTTCCGCGACGCCGGGCTGACGGTGACGAGTCTGTGCCGCGGCGGGTTCTTCACCACCGGCGACCCGGGGGAGCGCGCCGCCGCCCTCGACGACAACCGCCGCGCCATCGACGAGGCCGCCACGCTGGGCACCGACACACTCGTGCTCGTCTCCGGCGGCCTGCCCGCGGGCAGTCGCGATCTGCACGGCGCACGGGAGCGCATCGCGGATGCGCTGGGCGCCCTCGCGCCGTACGCGGCGGAGCGCGCCGTGCGGCTGGCGATCGAGCCGCTGCACCCGATGTACGCCGCCGACCGGTGCGTGGTCTCCACGCTGGCCCAGTCGCTGGACCTGGCCGAGCGCTTCCCGGCGGACCGGGTGGGCGTGGTGGTGGACACGTACCACCTGTGGTGGGACGACACCGTCGCGGCGCAGATCACGCGCGCGGGGGAGTCCGGCCGGATCGCGGCCTTCCAACTGGCGGACTGGGTGACGCCGCTGCCGGAAGGGGTGCTGCTGGGGCGGGGCCAACTGGGCGAAGGGAGCGTCGACCTGCGCTGGTTCCGGGAGCGGGTGGACGAGGCGGGGTACGCGGGCTTCGTCGAGGTCGAGATCTTCAACCCGGGGCTGTGGGCGCGCGACGGCGCGGAGGTGCTGGCGGAGATCGTCGAACGGTACGAGCGGCTTGTCGTGCGCTGA
- a CDS encoding DUF937 domain-containing protein, translating to MRDKSIHKAVLDDLSTEQMHQVAAELGTGSRGARRVVGETVAALTGSLAEEAASPHGAHEVEQALDEAQGATPAGAAAAARPAKGSAALASAGTFAGSALGGGMLATIVGRTSMPVARAVSQRTGIPMAQVSRALKILTPVAMAAVSRAAQNRSVGADGLSEMLKEEQQATRRPGGALGVLARLFGGGQSYGGGRHRA from the coding sequence ATGAGGGACAAATCCATACACAAAGCTGTCCTGGACGACCTCAGTACGGAGCAGATGCACCAGGTCGCCGCCGAGCTGGGCACCGGCAGCCGGGGCGCCAGGCGGGTCGTCGGCGAGACGGTCGCCGCCCTCACCGGGTCGCTCGCCGAGGAGGCCGCCTCCCCGCACGGGGCACACGAGGTCGAGCAGGCGCTCGACGAGGCTCAGGGGGCGACGCCCGCGGGCGCGGCAGCGGCCGCCCGCCCGGCGAAGGGCTCGGCCGCGCTGGCGAGCGCCGGAACGTTCGCCGGGAGTGCCCTCGGCGGCGGGATGCTGGCGACGATCGTCGGCAGGACGAGCATGCCGGTGGCCCGCGCGGTCTCGCAGCGCACGGGCATCCCCATGGCGCAGGTGTCCCGGGCGCTGAAGATCCTCACGCCCGTCGCCATGGCCGCCGTCTCCCGGGCCGCGCAGAACCGCAGCGTCGGGGCGGACGGGCTGTCCGAGATGCTCAAGGAGGAGCAGCAGGCGACCCGCAGGCCGGGCGGGGCGCTCGGCGTGCTGGCGCGGCTGTTCGGTGGCGGGCAGTCCTACGGCGGCGGGCGCCACCGCGCCTGA
- the recD2 gene encoding SF1B family DNA helicase RecD2: MTQLAVVEGVLERITYANEDNGYTVARVDTGRGGGDLLTVVGALLGAQPGESLRMEGRWGSHPQYGKQFTVENYRTVLPATVQGIRRYLGSGLIKGIGPRIAERIVDHFGVDTLDVIEQDPARLVEVPGLGPKRTKLIGAAWEEQKAIKEVMLFLQGVGVSTSIAVRIYKSYGDASISVVKNEPYRLAADVWGIGFLTADRIARSVGIPHDSPDRVKAGLQYALSQSSDQGNCFLPEQQLITGAVKLLQVDTGLVIECLDELAKEEGVVRETVPGPAGEEAVQGIYLVPFHRAEVSLAAQLLRLLRTERDRMPAFQDVDWDRALSWLGGRTGAELASEQEQAVRLALTEKVAVLTGGPGCGKSFTVRSIVELARAKQAKVVLAAPTGRAAKRLAELTGAEASTVHRLLELKPGGDAAYDRDRPLDADLVVVDEASMLDLLLANKLAKAVPPGAHLLLVGDVDQLPSVGAGEVLRDLLADGGPVPAVRLTRIFRQARQSGVVTNAHRINSGVQPLTQGLADFFLFAEDDTEAAGRLTVDVAARRVPAKFGLDPRRDVQVLAPMHRGPAGAGALNGLLQEAVTPGRPGLAEKRFGGRTFRVGDKVTQIRNNYEKGSNGVFNGTVGVVTALDADEQRLTVLTDEDEEVPYDFDELDELTHAYAVTIHRSQGSEYPAVVIPVTTGAWMMLQRNLLYTAVTRAKKLVVLVGSRKALGQAVRTVSAGRRCTALDHRLRGRVGLP, encoded by the coding sequence ATGACGCAACTGGCGGTGGTGGAGGGGGTCCTCGAGCGGATCACGTACGCCAACGAGGACAACGGGTACACGGTCGCCCGCGTCGACACCGGCCGCGGCGGCGGCGACCTGCTCACGGTCGTCGGCGCCCTCCTCGGCGCCCAGCCCGGCGAGTCGCTGCGTATGGAGGGCCGCTGGGGTTCCCACCCGCAGTACGGCAAACAGTTCACCGTCGAGAATTACCGGACAGTCCTCCCCGCCACCGTCCAGGGCATCCGCCGCTATCTCGGCTCCGGGCTGATCAAGGGAATCGGCCCCCGCATCGCCGAGCGCATCGTCGACCACTTCGGCGTCGACACCCTCGACGTCATCGAGCAGGATCCCGCCCGGCTCGTCGAGGTCCCCGGCCTCGGCCCGAAGCGGACGAAGCTGATCGGCGCCGCCTGGGAGGAGCAGAAGGCCATCAAGGAGGTCATGCTCTTCCTCCAGGGCGTCGGCGTCTCCACCTCCATCGCCGTGCGGATCTACAAGTCGTACGGGGACGCCTCCATCTCCGTGGTGAAGAACGAGCCGTACCGGCTGGCGGCCGATGTCTGGGGCATCGGCTTCCTCACCGCCGACCGGATCGCCCGCTCCGTGGGCATCCCGCACGACAGCCCGGACCGGGTCAAGGCCGGTCTGCAGTACGCGCTGTCGCAGTCTTCCGACCAGGGCAACTGCTTCCTGCCCGAGCAGCAACTCATCACCGGGGCGGTCAAGCTGCTCCAGGTCGACACGGGCCTGGTCATCGAGTGCCTCGACGAGCTGGCGAAGGAGGAGGGCGTCGTCCGGGAGACGGTGCCCGGGCCGGCCGGGGAGGAGGCCGTGCAGGGGATCTATCTGGTGCCGTTCCACCGCGCGGAGGTCTCTCTGGCCGCCCAGTTGCTCCGCCTGCTGCGTACCGAGCGGGACCGGATGCCCGCCTTCCAGGACGTCGACTGGGACCGGGCGCTGAGCTGGCTCGGCGGGCGCACCGGCGCGGAGCTGGCGTCCGAGCAGGAGCAGGCGGTCCGGCTGGCGCTGACGGAGAAAGTCGCGGTGCTGACCGGCGGTCCGGGCTGCGGCAAGTCGTTCACGGTCCGCTCGATCGTGGAGCTGGCCCGGGCCAAGCAGGCGAAGGTGGTGTTGGCGGCGCCCACGGGCCGCGCGGCCAAGCGGCTGGCGGAGCTGACCGGCGCCGAGGCGTCGACGGTCCACCGGCTGCTGGAGCTCAAGCCGGGCGGCGACGCCGCGTACGACAGGGACCGTCCCCTCGACGCCGACCTGGTCGTCGTCGACGAGGCATCGATGCTCGACCTGCTGCTGGCGAACAAGCTGGCCAAGGCCGTGCCCCCGGGGGCGCACCTGCTGCTCGTCGGCGATGTCGACCAACTGCCGTCCGTCGGCGCCGGGGAGGTGCTGCGCGACCTGCTGGCCGACGGCGGCCCGGTGCCCGCGGTCCGGCTGACCCGGATCTTCCGCCAGGCCCGGCAGTCCGGCGTGGTGACGAACGCGCACCGCATCAACTCCGGGGTGCAGCCCCTCACCCAGGGCCTCGCCGACTTCTTCCTCTTCGCCGAGGACGACACGGAGGCCGCCGGCAGGCTCACGGTGGACGTGGCGGCACGTCGGGTTCCGGCCAAGTTCGGCCTCGACCCGCGCCGCGATGTGCAGGTCCTCGCCCCCATGCACCGCGGCCCCGCGGGCGCCGGCGCGCTCAACGGGCTGCTCCAGGAGGCCGTCACCCCCGGCCGGCCCGGGCTGGCCGAGAAGCGCTTCGGCGGCCGTACGTTCCGCGTCGGCGACAAGGTCACGCAGATACGGAACAACTACGAGAAGGGCAGCAACGGGGTCTTCAACGGCACCGTCGGCGTCGTCACCGCCCTGGACGCCGACGAGCAGCGGCTGACGGTGCTCACCGACGAGGACGAGGAGGTGCCGTACGACTTCGACGAGCTGGACGAGCTGACGCACGCGTACGCCGTCACCATCCACCGTTCACAGGGCAGCGAGTATCCGGCGGTGGTGATCCCCGTCACCACCGGTGCCTGGATGATGCTCCAACGGAACCTGCTGTACACGGCCGTCACCCGGGCCAAGAAGCTGGTCGTGCTGGTCGGCTCCCGTAAAGCCCTGGGCCAGGCGGTGCGGACCGTTTCCGCTGGCCGGCGTTGTACGGCGCTGGACCATCGGCTGCGTGGGCGAGTGGGTCTCCCATAA
- a CDS encoding citrate synthase: protein MSDKSAVLRYGDGEYTFPIVDSTVGDTGVDIGKLRSQTGLVTLDSGYGNTAAYKSAITYLDGEQGILRYRGYPIEQLAERSTFLEVAYLLINGELPSVDELSVFKGEITRHTLLHEDVKRFYDGFPRDAHPMAMLSSVVSALSTFYQDSHNPFDEQQRHLSTIRLLAKLPTIAAYAYKKSVGHPVVYPRNDLGYVENFLRMTFSVPAAEYELDPVVVSALDKLLILHADHEQNCSTSTVRLVGSSQANLFASISAGISALWGPLHGGANQSVLEMLEGIQATGGDVDTFIRKVKNKEDGVKLMGFGHRVYKNFDPRAKIIKAAAHDVLSALGKSDELLDIALKLEEHALADDYFVERKLYPNVDFYTGLIYRAMGFPTEMFTVLFALGRLPGWVAQWHEMIKEPGSRIGRPRQIYTGEVLRDFVPVEER from the coding sequence GTGAGCGACAAATCTGCAGTACTTCGGTACGGCGACGGCGAGTACACCTTCCCGATCGTCGACAGCACCGTCGGTGACACCGGCGTCGACATCGGAAAGCTGCGCTCCCAGACCGGGCTGGTGACCCTGGACAGCGGCTACGGCAACACCGCGGCGTACAAGTCGGCCATCACCTATCTGGACGGCGAGCAGGGGATTCTGCGTTACCGCGGCTACCCCATCGAACAGCTCGCCGAGCGCAGCACGTTCCTGGAAGTCGCCTACCTGCTGATCAACGGTGAGCTGCCCAGCGTCGACGAGCTGTCGGTGTTCAAGGGCGAGATCACCCGCCACACCCTCCTGCACGAGGACGTCAAGCGCTTCTACGACGGCTTCCCGCGGGACGCACACCCGATGGCGATGCTGTCCTCCGTGGTCAGCGCGCTGTCGACCTTCTACCAGGACAGCCACAACCCGTTCGACGAGCAGCAGCGGCACCTGTCGACGATCCGGCTGCTGGCCAAGCTGCCGACGATCGCGGCGTACGCGTACAAGAAGTCCGTCGGCCATCCGGTGGTCTACCCGCGCAACGACCTCGGGTACGTCGAGAACTTCCTGCGCATGACCTTCTCGGTGCCCGCTGCCGAGTACGAGCTGGACCCGGTCGTGGTCAGCGCGCTCGACAAGCTGCTGATCCTGCACGCCGACCACGAGCAGAACTGTTCGACCTCCACCGTGCGGCTGGTCGGTTCCTCGCAGGCCAACCTGTTCGCCTCCATCTCGGCGGGCATCAGCGCGCTGTGGGGGCCCCTGCACGGCGGCGCCAACCAGAGCGTGCTGGAGATGCTGGAGGGCATCCAGGCCACGGGCGGCGACGTCGACACCTTCATCCGCAAGGTGAAGAACAAGGAAGACGGCGTGAAGCTCATGGGCTTCGGGCACCGCGTCTACAAGAACTTCGACCCCCGGGCGAAGATCATCAAGGCGGCGGCGCACGATGTCCTCTCCGCGCTGGGCAAGTCCGACGAGCTGCTGGACATCGCCCTCAAGCTGGAGGAGCACGCGCTCGCCGACGACTACTTCGTCGAGCGCAAGCTGTACCCGAACGTCGACTTCTACACCGGCCTGATCTACCGCGCGATGGGCTTCCCGACCGAGATGTTCACGGTGCTCTTCGCGCTCGGGCGGCTGCCGGGCTGGGTCGCCCAGTGGCACGAGATGATCAAGGAGCCGGGCTCCCGCATCGGCCGCCCCCGGCAGATCTACACCGGTGAGGTGCTGCGGGACTTCGTCCCGGTCGAAGAGCGCTGA
- a CDS encoding heavy-metal-associated domain-containing protein yields the protein MSAQTSVTTVYKVTGMTCGHCEGAVSAEISELDGVSSVKAVAATGEVTVTSAAPLDEEKVRAAVDEAGYELAGRA from the coding sequence ATGAGCGCTCAGACCTCCGTCACCACCGTCTACAAGGTCACCGGCATGACCTGCGGCCACTGCGAGGGTGCCGTGAGCGCGGAGATCTCCGAGCTCGACGGCGTCTCCTCGGTCAAGGCCGTGGCCGCCACCGGCGAGGTGACCGTCACCTCCGCCGCCCCGCTCGACGAGGAGAAGGTTCGCGCCGCGGTCGACGAGGCCGGGTACGAGCTGGCCGGCAGGGCCTGA
- a CDS encoding TetR/AcrR family transcriptional regulator — MSNPAPAVGGHTPADRPPRRRQARGERRVQQLLDAAAAVFARSGYAAASTNAIAREAGVSPGTLYQFFPNKEAVAVELGRRYNHELHETNSEAFTAANAALPLDALLDAALDPVIDFCAANPGFEVLLQSADAPGLVAEEHEAVHTTIVAAVEGMLTLRAPELSSTEIARTTTMSFSIFKAGLELFMSAGAAEREPYRREIKRALFGYLAPVVGTDAIAPPG, encoded by the coding sequence GTGTCGAATCCAGCACCGGCCGTCGGCGGGCACACCCCCGCCGACCGGCCGCCCCGCCGCCGGCAGGCGCGCGGCGAGCGGCGCGTACAGCAGTTGCTCGACGCCGCCGCGGCCGTGTTCGCCCGCAGCGGATACGCCGCCGCGTCCACGAACGCCATCGCCCGCGAGGCCGGCGTCTCCCCCGGCACGCTGTACCAGTTCTTCCCGAACAAGGAGGCGGTGGCCGTCGAGTTGGGCCGCCGCTACAACCACGAACTCCACGAGACGAACAGCGAGGCGTTCACCGCCGCCAACGCCGCGCTCCCGCTCGACGCGCTGCTCGACGCCGCCCTCGACCCGGTGATCGACTTCTGCGCCGCCAACCCCGGCTTCGAGGTGCTGCTGCAGAGCGCGGACGCCCCGGGCCTGGTCGCGGAGGAGCACGAGGCGGTGCACACCACGATCGTGGCCGCCGTCGAGGGCATGCTCACCCTGCGCGCGCCGGAGCTCTCAAGCACCGAGATCGCCCGCACCACCACCATGTCTTTCAGCATCTTCAAGGCGGGCCTGGAGCTGTTCATGAGCGCCGGGGCCGCCGAACGGGAGCCGTACCGCAGGGAGATCAAGCGGGCCCTGTTCGGCTATCTCGCGCCGGTCGTCGGCACCGACGCCATAGCCCCACCGGGCTGA